One Candidatus Binataceae bacterium genomic region harbors:
- the nuoF gene encoding NADH-quinone oxidoreductase subunit NuoF, whose translation MNQPLPASLRDAIAREITRYPHPRGALVDALRMVKNTQGELDGAAIEAIAMLFSLSAGEVAEVASFYPLLNTPPAQVNVQVCTNLPCALRGARALVDELQQRLGIKPGQATADRRFALTEVECLGSCGSAPVIQINDRPYLENATSADLEVLTRSPQAALEIYRRAPMLSWIPAGIEGYLLPPDGESWLRAEDYRRAGGYRAIGEAVKLAPAELCKQVEEAGLRGRGGAGFLTGRKWAFMPPKDKRPRYLAVNADESEPATFKDRQLMERNPHLLMEGILIAAWGLQADAAYIYLRAEYIDSYERLRKAIEENYQAGIFGPHALGLGRPFEVQLQRGAGAYICGEESGMLESMEGKKGQPRKRPPFPAQHGLWGQPTTVDNVETLSQLPAIVMHGAQWFREQGVANSAGHTLFGVSGHVNRPGIFELPLGVTMREVIERHAGGVSDGRPVKAVIPGGVSMPVITAQHLDLPMDHESLKPAGSLLGTAGMVVMDDRTCMVRAAQVVAHFFRQESCGQCTQCREGTAWLHETLGRIESGVGLTQDIENLESCCDFMDGQCICALADGAAWAVRAFVRNFREEFLAHLSGRGCPFQDSFRV comes from the coding sequence ATGAATCAGCCCCTGCCCGCGTCCCTGCGCGACGCTATCGCGCGCGAAATCACTCGGTATCCCCATCCGCGCGGCGCCCTGGTGGACGCCCTGCGGATGGTCAAGAACACCCAAGGGGAGCTGGATGGAGCCGCGATTGAAGCGATCGCAATGCTGTTTTCGCTTTCGGCAGGTGAAGTCGCGGAGGTGGCATCCTTTTATCCGTTGCTCAATACGCCGCCTGCGCAGGTCAATGTGCAGGTCTGCACCAACCTGCCCTGCGCCTTGCGCGGGGCGCGAGCGCTGGTGGACGAACTGCAGCAACGGTTGGGAATCAAGCCCGGTCAGGCTACCGCGGACCGCCGCTTTGCGCTGACCGAGGTGGAGTGTCTGGGATCGTGCGGCAGCGCGCCGGTAATTCAAATCAACGATCGACCCTACCTGGAGAACGCCACCAGCGCCGACCTTGAGGTGCTGACCCGCTCACCCCAAGCCGCGCTTGAGATCTACCGGCGCGCACCGATGCTGTCGTGGATACCGGCGGGAATCGAAGGCTACCTGCTCCCGCCCGACGGCGAATCCTGGCTGCGGGCCGAGGATTACCGGCGAGCCGGCGGTTATCGCGCGATCGGCGAAGCCGTCAAGCTTGCGCCTGCAGAGCTGTGCAAGCAGGTGGAGGAGGCAGGTCTGCGCGGCCGCGGCGGCGCGGGCTTTCTTACCGGCCGCAAATGGGCCTTCATGCCGCCCAAGGACAAGCGACCGCGCTATCTGGCTGTCAACGCGGATGAGAGCGAGCCGGCTACCTTTAAGGACCGTCAGTTGATGGAGCGCAACCCTCATCTGCTGATGGAGGGCATCCTGATTGCCGCCTGGGGCTTGCAGGCCGACGCCGCCTACATCTATTTGCGCGCCGAGTATATTGATAGCTACGAGCGCTTGCGCAAAGCCATTGAGGAGAATTACCAGGCCGGCATCTTTGGCCCCCATGCCCTGGGACTGGGTCGTCCCTTCGAAGTGCAGCTTCAGCGGGGTGCCGGAGCCTACATCTGCGGAGAAGAGTCGGGAATGCTAGAATCGATGGAGGGTAAGAAGGGACAACCGCGCAAGCGCCCGCCCTTTCCCGCCCAGCACGGCCTGTGGGGTCAGCCCACCACGGTCGATAATGTCGAAACTTTGAGCCAACTCCCCGCCATCGTGATGCATGGCGCGCAATGGTTTCGTGAACAGGGCGTGGCCAACAGCGCCGGCCATACTCTGTTCGGGGTCAGCGGCCATGTCAACCGCCCGGGTATCTTTGAGCTGCCCCTGGGCGTGACGATGCGCGAAGTGATCGAACGCCACGCCGGCGGCGTCAGCGACGGACGTCCGGTCAAAGCGGTTATTCCCGGCGGGGTCTCGATGCCAGTGATCACCGCGCAGCACCTGGATTTGCCGATGGATCACGAATCGCTCAAGCCGGCGGGCAGCCTGCTGGGCACTGCGGGTATGGTCGTGATGGATGACCGCACCTGCATGGTACGGGCGGCGCAGGTGGTCGCCCATTTCTTCCGCCAGGAGTCCTGCGGCCAGTGCACCCAATGTCGCGAAGGCACGGCCTGGCTGCACGAGACTTTGGGGCGGATAGAAAGCGGGGTTGGCCTAACCCAGGACATCGAGAATCTCGAATCGTGCTGCGATTTCATGGATGGCCAATGCATCTGCGCGTTGGCCGACGGCGCGGCTTGGGCAGTGCGCGCCTTTGTTCGCAATTTTCGTGAGGAATTCCTGGCCCACCTCAGTGGGCGCGGATGCCCGTTCCAGGATAGCTTTCGCGTATGA
- a CDS encoding NADH-quinone oxidoreductase subunit C: MSTQEDQSLSPLMRQVLELLGRRVIDHHAFRGDDTVTVVREDLLESAQMLRERLGFDFLVDVTAVDYFGQPDFFSVHPEVWDSATQPVRRIPESRHHVNLPPRGTQPRFAVVYHLLATSTMARLRIKCRVPEADPAIDSVVGVWPGANWLERETYDLYGIDFRGHPDLRRIYLYDEFVGHPLRKDYDKRHEQPIEPYAGPQANHPRRPQ, from the coding sequence ATGAGCACTCAGGAAGACCAATCCCTGTCGCCCTTGATGCGCCAAGTCTTGGAGCTCTTGGGCCGGCGCGTCATCGACCATCATGCCTTCCGCGGCGATGACACCGTGACTGTCGTGCGCGAAGATCTGTTGGAAAGCGCCCAGATGCTGCGCGAGCGGCTGGGGTTCGATTTTCTGGTTGACGTTACGGCGGTCGATTATTTCGGTCAGCCCGATTTCTTCTCGGTTCACCCCGAGGTTTGGGACAGCGCCACGCAGCCGGTGCGCCGCATCCCGGAGTCGCGCCACCACGTCAACCTCCCGCCGCGCGGAACGCAGCCACGCTTTGCGGTGGTCTACCATCTGTTGGCTACCTCCACGATGGCGCGCCTGCGCATCAAATGTCGTGTTCCCGAAGCGGATCCGGCGATTGATTCTGTGGTCGGCGTGTGGCCCGGCGCGAATTGGTTGGAGCGCGAAACCTACGATCTGTACGGGATTGATTTTCGCGGCCATCCCGATCTGCGCCGGATCTATTTGTACGACGAGTTCGTCGGTCATCCTTTGCGTAAGGATTACGATAAGCGCCATGAGCAACCAATCGAGCCCTACGCCGGCCCGCAGGCCAACCACCCCCGCCGGCCGCAATAG
- a CDS encoding zf-HC2 domain-containing protein yields the protein MMLGRSHPEAELIAYSRGELRPAARDRVARHLHGCARCRASVAACARLLSELGRELERTPLPDWQIYRAQLMQKVAQVPPPAPPRRWRPALAWSSLGAAALATATLLLTLNLPRLRPPAPPPMDQLSLQEAMADTDVDLLRAYPVLEHLDLIENYDVISRLDELSPAPTSANPNRS from the coding sequence ATGATGTTGGGTCGCAGCCATCCAGAGGCCGAATTAATCGCCTATTCGCGCGGCGAGTTGCGCCCCGCCGCCCGCGATCGCGTCGCCCGCCATCTCCATGGCTGCGCGCGCTGTCGTGCCAGCGTGGCGGCGTGCGCCCGGCTGCTGAGCGAGTTAGGCCGTGAGTTGGAACGGACTCCTTTGCCCGATTGGCAGATATATCGGGCTCAATTGATGCAAAAAGTGGCGCAAGTGCCGCCTCCCGCCCCGCCTCGCCGTTGGCGGCCGGCGCTGGCGTGGTCGTCTCTGGGGGCGGCCGCGCTGGCCACCGCCACCTTGCTGCTGACCCTCAATCTGCCGCGCCTGCGCCCACCTGCGCCACCACCGATGGACCAACTCTCGCTGCAGGAGGCGATGGCCGATACCGACGTCGATCTGCTGCGTGCCTATCCAGTCTTGGAGCATCTGGATTTGATCGAGAACTACGATGTAATTTCTCGCCTGGATGAGTTGTCGCCTGCGCCAACCTCGGCCAATCCCAATCGGTCCTAG
- a CDS encoding RNA polymerase sigma factor, which translates to MEPSDEELCRRIAARDTQAFELLVERHQAAAYRLARSILGHDEDARDISQEAFLRVYQAAEQFDARSRFSTWFHRILVNLCIDHQRRGKWWRKFVSLVGPGEAEDDQPALDPPSQAPGPDLEAIRGQSGARLRAALALLSPNQRAAVTLLVQEDLSSKEIAAVLNCSESTARVHLHRAITQLRKTLKEE; encoded by the coding sequence GTGGAGCCTTCCGATGAGGAGCTGTGTCGGCGTATTGCCGCTCGTGACACGCAGGCCTTCGAGCTGCTGGTAGAGCGCCATCAGGCCGCCGCTTATCGGCTGGCGCGATCCATTTTGGGCCATGACGAGGATGCACGAGACATTTCCCAAGAGGCGTTTCTGCGGGTTTACCAGGCGGCCGAGCAATTTGACGCTCGTTCGCGCTTTTCGACCTGGTTTCACCGCATCCTGGTCAATTTGTGCATCGACCATCAGCGTCGTGGCAAATGGTGGCGCAAATTCGTCTCTTTGGTCGGCCCAGGCGAAGCCGAGGATGACCAGCCCGCGCTCGACCCCCCCTCTCAGGCTCCAGGTCCCGATTTGGAAGCGATTCGTGGTCAGAGCGGCGCACGACTGCGTGCCGCCTTGGCGCTGCTGTCGCCCAATCAGCGTGCCGCGGTCACGCTGCTGGTCCAGGAAGATCTCTCCAGCAAGGAGATCGCCGCTGTGTTGAACTGTTCGGAGAGCACCGCGCGCGTGCATCTGCATCGCGCCATCACCCAATTGCGCAAGACCTTGAAGGAAGAATGA
- a CDS encoding 2Fe-2S iron-sulfur cluster-binding protein, with protein sequence MAEAKLTVDGRPIAAEQGQPLLQAMLDSGLDIPHYCYHPKLTIDGSCRLCQVRIEGMPKLQIACNTPVRDGMIVHTEEPAVANARRGVLELLLLNHPLDCPICDKAGECWLQNYSMRFGSRFSRSYLPRRKAGKRMDIGARMLLDQERCVLCRRCVRFCREITHSDELRIYNLGDRSVLDLDSRRLDNDYSICTADICPVGALESKDFHHKIRTWFLSETASVCPHCANGCNITIGEYRNRIWRLLPRRNDNVNSTWMCDHGRLGYGFVADPRRLRTPRVRAEGGLVEANWDEALAITAQALSRLTTRHGGQALGAIISPHLTNEENFCFGRLLDALGVRSRAMAVRRGPADDFLIKAEKAANARGVRELGLVAGGDDGLEALVAGLESGALRGLYLCGDDFIDTPWAERLSPALAKLEVLIAHNLTARPELADATVLWPATTFAEKEGTFTNHAGHLQPILRAIEPGPGWLDEGQIFTRLGAAITGVPAQFNLAETRRLMAREHPALANHDAPMVAAARGSNTPATQ encoded by the coding sequence GTGGCCGAAGCCAAACTAACCGTGGATGGACGGCCGATTGCTGCCGAGCAGGGCCAGCCGCTGTTGCAGGCGATGCTCGATAGCGGGCTCGACATCCCCCATTACTGCTACCATCCCAAACTCACGATCGACGGCAGTTGTCGTCTGTGCCAGGTGCGGATCGAGGGGATGCCCAAGTTGCAGATCGCCTGCAACACCCCTGTGCGCGATGGGATGATTGTGCACACGGAGGAGCCGGCCGTGGCCAACGCCCGCCGTGGCGTGTTGGAGCTGCTCCTGCTCAACCATCCTTTAGATTGCCCGATTTGCGACAAGGCGGGGGAATGCTGGCTGCAGAACTACTCGATGCGCTTCGGTAGCCGCTTCTCGCGCAGCTATCTGCCGCGGCGCAAGGCGGGCAAGCGAATGGATATCGGCGCGCGCATGCTGCTGGATCAGGAGCGCTGCGTGCTGTGCCGGCGCTGCGTGCGTTTTTGCCGCGAGATTACTCATAGCGATGAGTTGAGGATTTACAACCTGGGCGATCGCTCGGTGCTCGATTTGGACTCCCGGCGGCTGGACAATGACTATTCCATTTGCACCGCTGACATCTGTCCGGTAGGCGCGCTGGAAAGCAAGGATTTTCATCACAAGATTCGGACCTGGTTTCTGAGCGAAACCGCCAGTGTATGCCCCCATTGCGCCAACGGCTGCAACATCACGATCGGCGAATACCGAAATCGGATCTGGCGCTTACTGCCCCGCCGCAACGATAACGTCAACTCCACCTGGATGTGCGATCACGGCCGGCTTGGCTACGGCTTTGTTGCCGACCCCCGCCGCCTGCGCACGCCCCGTGTTCGCGCCGAAGGAGGCCTGGTCGAGGCCAACTGGGATGAAGCCCTCGCCATCACCGCGCAGGCGCTCTCACGCTTGACCACCCGTCATGGTGGCCAGGCGCTGGGAGCCATCATTTCCCCTCACCTGACCAACGAAGAAAATTTCTGCTTCGGCCGGTTGCTCGATGCTCTAGGCGTACGCAGCCGTGCTATGGCGGTCAGGCGCGGCCCCGCAGACGACTTTCTTATCAAAGCGGAGAAGGCGGCGAACGCGCGCGGTGTGCGCGAGTTGGGGTTGGTCGCGGGTGGCGATGACGGCCTGGAAGCGCTAGTAGCGGGGCTGGAAAGCGGCGCCCTGCGTGGGCTTTACCTATGCGGCGACGACTTTATCGACACCCCGTGGGCTGAGCGCCTGAGCCCGGCGCTGGCGAAGCTGGAAGTGCTGATCGCGCACAACCTGACCGCGCGTCCCGAACTGGCCGATGCCACGGTACTGTGGCCAGCCACTACCTTCGCCGAAAAAGAAGGCACCTTTACCAATCACGCCGGCCACCTTCAACCCATCCTGCGCGCAATCGAGCCGGGGCCCGGATGGTTGGATGAGGGGCAGATCTTTACTCGGCTGGGCGCCGCTATCACGGGTGTGCCGGCGCAATTTAATCTGGCGGAGACTCGCCGGCTGATGGCGCGCGAGCATCCCGCCCTCGCCAATCATGACGCGCCCATGGTGGCCGCGGCGCGCGGGTCCAACACGCCCGCGACGCAATGA
- a CDS encoding NADH-quinone oxidoreductase subunit D: MSNQSSPTPARRPTTPAGRNSVVWSSELPGEQMRLQFGPSHPATHGTVRIMLELDGEHIVDADVQVGYLHRGFEKECESGYYYQAIPYVDRTNYSSPVLCDLGYCMAVEKLLDLTIPPRGCFVRVIAGELSRMADHQLAIGASCLELAAMTPFLYLIEARELVWDLLDALCGSRVTTNYIRIGGVSADLPAGFTAFCREKLDQAMKLVDDAAAMLTENAIFRGRMEGTGHLPADQLIALGVSGPLLRAAGVGMDLRRSQPYLVYDQLDFAVPIGRHGDNFDRYLVRLEELRQSRAIILQCLDRLPAGPVDVDDTRIRWPGKNRVFNRMEELIDQFMLVVRGGQPPAGEVYHAIEGSNGEYGFYIVSDGSGKPFKCRLRGPSFSNMQALRPMIVDRQLADIIPTFDMINMIGDECDK; this comes from the coding sequence ATGAGCAACCAATCGAGCCCTACGCCGGCCCGCAGGCCAACCACCCCCGCCGGCCGCAATAGCGTGGTGTGGAGCAGCGAACTGCCGGGTGAGCAGATGCGCCTGCAGTTCGGCCCCTCCCATCCGGCTACGCACGGCACCGTGCGGATTATGCTGGAGCTGGACGGCGAGCACATTGTGGACGCCGACGTGCAGGTGGGCTATTTGCACCGCGGCTTCGAGAAGGAGTGCGAGTCGGGCTATTATTACCAGGCCATTCCCTACGTCGATCGCACCAACTACAGCTCGCCGGTGCTGTGCGATTTGGGCTACTGCATGGCCGTCGAGAAGCTTTTAGATCTGACGATTCCGCCCCGCGGCTGCTTCGTGCGGGTAATCGCGGGCGAGTTGTCGCGTATGGCCGACCATCAACTGGCCATCGGCGCCTCCTGCCTGGAATTGGCTGCGATGACGCCTTTTCTCTACCTGATCGAAGCCCGCGAGCTGGTGTGGGATCTGCTCGACGCGCTTTGCGGCTCGCGGGTGACCACCAACTATATTCGGATCGGAGGAGTATCGGCCGACTTACCAGCGGGTTTTACGGCTTTTTGTAGGGAAAAGCTTGACCAGGCCATGAAGCTGGTGGACGACGCCGCCGCGATGTTGACCGAGAATGCGATTTTTCGCGGCCGCATGGAGGGTACCGGCCATCTCCCCGCCGACCAGCTGATCGCTTTGGGCGTGAGCGGTCCGCTGTTGCGCGCCGCCGGAGTTGGGATGGATCTGCGGCGCAGCCAGCCCTATCTGGTTTACGATCAGCTGGACTTCGCCGTTCCGATCGGTCGGCACGGCGACAACTTCGACCGCTACCTGGTGCGCCTGGAAGAGCTGCGCCAAAGCCGGGCCATCATCTTGCAATGCCTCGACCGGCTGCCCGCGGGGCCGGTTGATGTGGACGATACTCGGATCCGCTGGCCGGGCAAAAATCGCGTCTTCAACCGTATGGAGGAGCTGATCGATCAGTTTATGTTGGTGGTGCGCGGCGGCCAGCCGCCAGCCGGCGAAGTCTATCATGCGATCGAAGGCAGCAACGGCGAGTATGGCTTCTACATCGTGAGTGACGGCTCGGGCAAGCCCTTCAAATGCCGTTTGCGCGGCCCCAGTTTCTCCAACATGCAGGCGTTGAGGCCGATGATCGTCGATCGTCAATTGGCTGACATTATTCCCACCTTCGACATGATCAACATGATCGGCGACGAGTGCGACAAATGA
- the nuoB gene encoding NADH-quinone oxidoreductase subunit NuoB yields MAETTHRQTFVVRNHLGGAQAREESDAFPQSFALTRLRDAVQWARKYSFFPYPFVTACCGMEYFSVAGPRYDIDRFGAALPRFTPRQADLLFVVGTIVQRLAPVLRRVYEQMTEPKWVVSFGACTCSGGPYDNYAVLQGIDRIVPVALYIPGCPPRPEAVLDGLIKLQERVQHERAGEPWRGVHGSGRPLEE; encoded by the coding sequence ATGGCGGAGACCACGCACAGGCAGACTTTCGTAGTGCGCAACCATCTGGGGGGTGCTCAGGCGCGCGAAGAAAGTGATGCCTTCCCCCAAAGCTTCGCGCTGACCCGCTTGCGCGACGCGGTGCAATGGGCGCGTAAGTACTCGTTTTTTCCTTATCCGTTCGTTACTGCCTGTTGCGGCATGGAATATTTTTCCGTGGCCGGTCCGCGCTACGACATCGATCGCTTCGGCGCCGCGCTGCCCCGCTTTACGCCGCGCCAAGCCGATTTGCTCTTCGTCGTCGGCACCATCGTGCAGCGCCTGGCCCCCGTCCTGCGCCGGGTTTACGAGCAGATGACCGAGCCCAAATGGGTGGTTTCCTTTGGCGCCTGTACCTGTTCGGGTGGTCCCTACGACAACTACGCTGTGCTCCAGGGGATCGATCGGATCGTTCCAGTGGCGCTCTATATTCCGGGGTGCCCACCCCGCCCCGAGGCTGTTCTCGACGGCCTCATCAAGTTGCAGGAGAGAGTCCAGCACGAGCGCGCTGGCGAACCCTGGCGCGGTGTGCACGGCAGTGGCCGGCCCCTGGAGGAGTGA
- a CDS encoding NADH-quinone oxidoreductase subunit I has translation MAARVVFVERPASRLSEAGHWTSIFTGLGVSAWHFLRNLWALGRGRQDFTVYYPEQRFLQAPALRGMPVLVQMADGRERCVACGLCEWACPTSCITIFPAETAAEVERYPEVFDIDMSRCMFCGLCEEACPEEAIVMSRQIEIACFSRAGSLWHKDDLLVPAAQLRTRLGFLRQGYDR, from the coding sequence ATGGCCGCCCGGGTAGTTTTCGTTGAGCGTCCCGCTTCGCGGCTGAGCGAGGCCGGCCATTGGACCTCGATCTTCACCGGGCTTGGGGTCTCGGCTTGGCATTTCCTGCGCAATCTATGGGCCCTTGGGCGCGGGCGGCAGGACTTCACAGTCTATTATCCCGAGCAGCGCTTCTTGCAGGCGCCGGCGCTGCGCGGAATGCCAGTGCTAGTGCAGATGGCCGACGGCCGGGAACGCTGCGTGGCGTGCGGCCTGTGCGAATGGGCCTGCCCCACCAGTTGCATTACAATCTTTCCCGCCGAAACCGCGGCCGAGGTCGAGCGCTATCCCGAGGTGTTCGACATCGATATGTCGCGCTGCATGTTCTGCGGCTTGTGCGAAGAAGCGTGCCCGGAAGAAGCCATCGTGATGAGCCGGCAAATCGAGATCGCCTGCTTTTCGCGGGCGGGCTCGCTGTGGCACAAGGACGACTTGTTGGTGCCCGCGGCCCAACTGCGCACGCGGCTGGGGTTTTTGCGCCAAGGTTACGACCGATGA
- a CDS encoding MFS transporter, translating into MFIAAPCISLFGVFFGPMIRDFHWSHAQVSRTATGYSFAMGLSAPLVGWLIERVRVQWVMAAGALIAGAAYIGVSQAHSLLMVVAMFAAIGLGNQAATTLPGVYVAATWFEQRRGLAIGVMLAGMSLGMVIAPPAVTALIVRYGWRWAIACMGIPMIAIAAPIALLLIRIRASGTEDPHAARAELPGVEMDRALRSSSFWLLMALEFFYFMTFGAVYFHIVPYLISIGFGAQRAANIFGIQASLAAVGWVATGYLADRYPPKLVLEGALVLLGLSVVGLLGARYNLAFIALFLLFWAATAGASASIVPLLVGQTFGLRRFASINGIVFLMRAAGTAVAPLITGKLIDVTGGYSLAFELALVYLAITALANALIYPVPGYDRTPAETTASYALESPA; encoded by the coding sequence ATGTTTATCGCCGCACCCTGTATCAGTCTGTTTGGGGTGTTCTTCGGCCCCATGATCCGGGATTTCCACTGGAGTCATGCCCAGGTCTCGCGTACCGCCACTGGCTACTCTTTCGCGATGGGGCTGTCGGCGCCACTAGTGGGCTGGCTAATCGAACGGGTTCGCGTGCAATGGGTGATGGCCGCTGGCGCCTTGATCGCAGGCGCCGCCTACATCGGTGTCAGCCAAGCCCATTCGCTCTTGATGGTAGTGGCAATGTTCGCCGCCATCGGACTGGGTAATCAAGCCGCCACCACTCTGCCCGGCGTCTATGTCGCCGCCACCTGGTTTGAGCAGCGCCGCGGGCTGGCCATTGGGGTAATGCTAGCCGGAATGTCGCTGGGGATGGTAATCGCGCCTCCGGCGGTCACCGCTCTGATCGTGCGTTACGGCTGGCGCTGGGCAATCGCTTGCATGGGCATACCTATGATTGCGATCGCCGCACCAATTGCTCTGTTACTCATCCGCATTCGTGCCAGCGGGACCGAAGATCCGCACGCCGCCCGTGCCGAGTTGCCGGGGGTGGAAATGGACCGGGCGCTTCGTTCGAGTTCCTTCTGGTTGCTGATGGCGCTTGAGTTTTTTTACTTCATGACCTTCGGTGCGGTCTATTTTCACATCGTGCCCTACCTGATCAGTATCGGCTTTGGAGCCCAGCGCGCGGCCAATATCTTCGGCATTCAAGCCTCTCTGGCCGCGGTGGGCTGGGTGGCCACTGGCTACCTAGCCGACCGTTATCCGCCCAAGCTGGTGCTGGAGGGAGCACTGGTCCTGCTCGGCCTATCGGTCGTAGGCTTGTTGGGAGCGCGTTACAACTTGGCCTTCATTGCCCTGTTTTTGCTGTTTTGGGCGGCGACCGCCGGCGCCTCCGCCTCCATTGTGCCGCTGCTGGTGGGTCAGACCTTCGGCCTGCGCCGATTTGCCAGTATCAATGGCATCGTCTTTTTGATGCGCGCGGCGGGAACCGCGGTAGCACCGCTTATCACAGGTAAGCTTATCGACGTTACCGGCGGCTACAGCTTGGCCTTCGAGCTGGCGCTGGTCTATCTGGCGATCACCGCGCTGGCCAACGCTCTGATCTATCCGGTCCCAGGCTACGATCGGACTCCCGCCGAAACGACGGCAAGCTACGCGCTGGAAAGTCCAGCCTGA
- a CDS encoding DUF3106 domain-containing protein, which yields MSRQGWLRAMIGLVVIAMVAWASAPLRAQGWNQAQPMSPAERALVARYPQQWNRLTPAQRGQVLQNYRQWQQMAPSARMQAQQNYRRFQSLPPEQRQQVLGALHQWRQLPAQRRQQLQQAYSHFQHLPPGQRQQLLQRFHQFQQLPPAQRQHLMRNYQRWQQMSPGQRQQARMRMRQLFPGHPFGHPPHGFHLP from the coding sequence ATGAGCCGCCAGGGCTGGTTGCGCGCCATGATCGGGCTGGTGGTCATCGCGATGGTGGCCTGGGCTAGTGCGCCGCTGAGGGCCCAGGGTTGGAACCAGGCGCAGCCGATGAGCCCGGCCGAGCGGGCCCTGGTGGCGCGCTATCCGCAGCAATGGAACCGCTTGACGCCCGCCCAGCGCGGACAAGTACTACAGAACTATCGCCAATGGCAGCAGATGGCGCCCTCGGCACGGATGCAGGCGCAGCAAAATTATCGCCGCTTCCAGAGCTTGCCGCCCGAGCAGCGCCAGCAGGTGCTGGGGGCACTCCATCAGTGGCGCCAATTGCCCGCTCAGCGCCGCCAACAACTGCAGCAAGCTTACAGTCATTTTCAGCACTTGCCGCCCGGCCAACGACAGCAGTTATTGCAGCGCTTCCATCAGTTTCAGCAGCTCCCACCCGCCCAGCGCCAACACCTGATGCGCAACTATCAACGCTGGCAGCAAATGAGCCCGGGCCAACGCCAGCAAGCGCGGATGCGGATGCGCCAGCTTTTCCCGGGTCATCCCTTCGGTCATCCCCCGCACGGCTTTCATCTGCCCTGA